The Benincasa hispida cultivar B227 chromosome 11, ASM972705v1, whole genome shotgun sequence genome has a segment encoding these proteins:
- the LOC120092054 gene encoding pentatricopeptide repeat-containing protein At2g35030, mitochondrial isoform X3 has protein sequence MVVPKISSRVRDYSANSNVARTNWLITKLGKEGKIGEARRVFEEMPDRDVVSWTAVITGYIKCGMIEEARKLFDRLDSIKNVVTWTALVSGYVRLNRIEEARSLFDAMPVKNVVSWNTMIEGYARKGWVDQAFDLFERMPERNVVSWNTVITALMQCRRVDEAQELFNQMPERDVISWTAMVAGLSKNGRIDDARLLFDKMPKRNVVSWNAIITGYAQNMRLDEAFELFEQMPERDVPSWNTMITGFIQNGKLERAVDLFYKMPNKNVVTWTAMISGHVQDGQSEEALKIFSEMQAANNVKPNEGTFVSVLGACSNLAGLCEGQQIHQIISKSVYQEVADVVSALINMYSKCGELYMGRKIFDDGSMSHRDVVSWNGMIAAYAHHGHGHEAICLFDEMQALGFRPDNVTYIALLSACSHAGLVDEGLKLFENLVRDGSIKLREDHFTCLVDLFGRAGRLQEAFDFIKGLEVKPSASVWAALLAGCNVHGNIDLGKLTAEKLLETEPENAGTFLLLSNIYASTGKWREAAEVRLKMKDKGLKKQPGCSWIEVGNAVHVFVVGDNSYSQSENIYLLLHDLHTKMKKIGHTLYEDLTMDFNLVIA, from the exons AT GGTTGTTCCAAAAATCTCATCACGAGTTAGAGATTACAGTGCCAATTCGAATGTTGCACGTACTAACTGGCTGATCACAAAGCTTggtaaagaaggaaaaattggaGAGGCACGTAGGGTGTTTGAGGAAATGCCTGATCGAGATGTGGTCTCATGGACTGCAGTGATTACAGGGTATATTAAATGTGGAATGATTGAGGAAGCCAGGAAGCTATTTGATAGACTTGATTCTATAAAGAATGTTGTTACTTGGACAGCATTGGTTAGTGGATATGTAAGATTGAACAGGATTGAGGAGGCTAGAAGCTTGTTTGATGCCATGCCGGTTAAGAATGTTGTGTCGTGGAACACTATGATTGAAGGGTATGCACGAAAGGGTTGGGTTGATCAGgcttttgatttgtttgaaAGAATGCCAGAGAGGAATGTGGTTTCTTGGAACACTGTTATTACAGCATTGATGCAATGCAGGAGGGTAGATGAAGCTCAGGAGCTTTTTAATCAGATGCCGGAGAGAGATGTGATTTCTTGGACGGCCATGGTGGCTGGTTTGTCAAAAAATGGGAGAATTGATGATGCCCGTTTACTGTTCGATAAAATGCCAAAGCGGAATGTGGTTTCTTGGAATGCAATAATTACTGGGTATGCTCAGAATATGCGGCTTGATGAGGCATTTGAACTGTTTGAGCAAATGCCAGAGAGGGATGTGCCTTCATGGAACACTATGATTACAGGGTTCATTCAAAACGGTAAACTAGAAAGGGCAGTGGATTTGTTCTACAAAATGCccaacaaaaatgttgtcaCTTGGACGGCAATGATTTCTGGACATGTTCAAGATGGGCAAAGTGAAGAAGCATTGAAGATCTTTTCAGAAATGCAAGCAGCAAACAATGTAAAACCAAATGAAGGAACTTTTGTCAGTGTGTTGGGTGCTTGTAGTAACTTAGCTGGCCTTTGTGAGGGACAACAAATTCACCAGATAATAAGTAAGTCGGTATACCAAGAAGTTGCAGATGTGGTGTCAGCTTTAATAAACATGTATTCAAAATGTGGGGAGTTGTATATGGGTCGGAAGATATTTGATGATGGATCAATGAGCCACAGAGATGTGGTTTCTTGGAATGGGATGATTGCAGCCTATGCTCACCATGGCCATGGCCATGAAGcaatttgtttatttgatgaaaTGCAGGCATTGGGGTTTCGTCCTGATAATGTCACCTATATTGCATTGCTTTCTGCTTGTAGTCATGCTGGCCTTGTGGATGAGGGGTTGAAATTATTTGAAAACCTTGTAAGAGATGGGTCTATAAAACTAAGAGAAGATCATTTCACATGCCTGGTTGATCTTTTTGGCCGAGCTGGACGACTTCAAGAGGCGTTTGATTTCATTAAGGGGCTTGAGGTTAAGCCTTCGGCATCTGTTTGGGCAGCTCTTCTTGCTGGATGTAATGTTCATGGGAATATAGATCTAGGTAAGTTAACGGCTGAAAAACTTTTAGAAACAGAACCAGAGAACGCAGGAACCTTTTTGCTGTTATCTAACATATATGCTTCAACTGGAAAATGGAGAGAAGCTGCCGAAGtaaggttgaaaatgaaggaCAAAGGATTGAAGAAGCAGCCTGGTTGCAGTTGGATAGAAGTTGGAAATGCAGTGCATGTGTTCGTAGTGGGTGACAATTCTTATTCCCAATCTGAAAATATTTATCTTTTACTTCATGATCTACATACAAAAATGAAGAAGATTGGTCATACATTGTACGAAGATTTAACAATggatttcaatttagtaattGCATGA
- the LOC120092054 gene encoding pentatricopeptide repeat-containing protein At2g35030, mitochondrial isoform X2, which yields MPDRDVVSWTAVITGYIKCGMIEEARKLFDRLDSIKNVVTWTALVSGYVRLNRIEEARSLFDAMPVKNVVSWNTMIEGYARKGWVDQAFDLFERMPERNVVSWNTVITALMQCRRVDEAQELFNQMPERDVISWTAMVAGLSKNGRIDDARLLFDKMPKRNVVSWNAIITGYAQNMRLDEAFELFEQMPERDVPSWNTMITGFIQNGKLERAVDLFYKMPNKNVVTWTAMISGHVQDGQSEEALKIFSEMQAANNVKPNEGTFVSVLGACSNLAGLCEGQQIHQIISKSVYQEVADVVSALINMYSKCGELYMGRKIFDDGSMSHRDVVSWNGMIAAYAHHGHGHEAICLFDEMQALGFRPDNVTYIALLSACSHAGLVDEGLKLFENLVRDGSIKLREDHFTCLVDLFGRAGRLQEAFDFIKGLEVKPSASVWAALLAGCNVHGNIDLGKLTAEKLLETEPENAGTFLLLSNIYASTGKWREAAEVRLKMKDKGLKKQPGCSWIEVGNAVHVFVVGDNSYSQSENIYLLLHDLHTKMKKIGHTLYEDLTMDFNLVIA from the coding sequence ATGCCTGATCGAGATGTGGTCTCATGGACTGCAGTGATTACAGGGTATATTAAATGTGGAATGATTGAGGAAGCCAGGAAGCTATTTGATAGACTTGATTCTATAAAGAATGTTGTTACTTGGACAGCATTGGTTAGTGGATATGTAAGATTGAACAGGATTGAGGAGGCTAGAAGCTTGTTTGATGCCATGCCGGTTAAGAATGTTGTGTCGTGGAACACTATGATTGAAGGGTATGCACGAAAGGGTTGGGTTGATCAGgcttttgatttgtttgaaAGAATGCCAGAGAGGAATGTGGTTTCTTGGAACACTGTTATTACAGCATTGATGCAATGCAGGAGGGTAGATGAAGCTCAGGAGCTTTTTAATCAGATGCCGGAGAGAGATGTGATTTCTTGGACGGCCATGGTGGCTGGTTTGTCAAAAAATGGGAGAATTGATGATGCCCGTTTACTGTTCGATAAAATGCCAAAGCGGAATGTGGTTTCTTGGAATGCAATAATTACTGGGTATGCTCAGAATATGCGGCTTGATGAGGCATTTGAACTGTTTGAGCAAATGCCAGAGAGGGATGTGCCTTCATGGAACACTATGATTACAGGGTTCATTCAAAACGGTAAACTAGAAAGGGCAGTGGATTTGTTCTACAAAATGCccaacaaaaatgttgtcaCTTGGACGGCAATGATTTCTGGACATGTTCAAGATGGGCAAAGTGAAGAAGCATTGAAGATCTTTTCAGAAATGCAAGCAGCAAACAATGTAAAACCAAATGAAGGAACTTTTGTCAGTGTGTTGGGTGCTTGTAGTAACTTAGCTGGCCTTTGTGAGGGACAACAAATTCACCAGATAATAAGTAAGTCGGTATACCAAGAAGTTGCAGATGTGGTGTCAGCTTTAATAAACATGTATTCAAAATGTGGGGAGTTGTATATGGGTCGGAAGATATTTGATGATGGATCAATGAGCCACAGAGATGTGGTTTCTTGGAATGGGATGATTGCAGCCTATGCTCACCATGGCCATGGCCATGAAGcaatttgtttatttgatgaaaTGCAGGCATTGGGGTTTCGTCCTGATAATGTCACCTATATTGCATTGCTTTCTGCTTGTAGTCATGCTGGCCTTGTGGATGAGGGGTTGAAATTATTTGAAAACCTTGTAAGAGATGGGTCTATAAAACTAAGAGAAGATCATTTCACATGCCTGGTTGATCTTTTTGGCCGAGCTGGACGACTTCAAGAGGCGTTTGATTTCATTAAGGGGCTTGAGGTTAAGCCTTCGGCATCTGTTTGGGCAGCTCTTCTTGCTGGATGTAATGTTCATGGGAATATAGATCTAGGTAAGTTAACGGCTGAAAAACTTTTAGAAACAGAACCAGAGAACGCAGGAACCTTTTTGCTGTTATCTAACATATATGCTTCAACTGGAAAATGGAGAGAAGCTGCCGAAGtaaggttgaaaatgaaggaCAAAGGATTGAAGAAGCAGCCTGGTTGCAGTTGGATAGAAGTTGGAAATGCAGTGCATGTGTTCGTAGTGGGTGACAATTCTTATTCCCAATCTGAAAATATTTATCTTTTACTTCATGATCTACATACAAAAATGAAGAAGATTGGTCATACATTGTACGAAGATTTAACAATggatttcaatttagtaattGCATGA
- the LOC120092054 gene encoding pentatricopeptide repeat-containing protein At2g35030, mitochondrial isoform X1 encodes MSLLYQISVREIYAKDTTRILLSSFVRYACVLCNLHNSILSSQFSTRQVVPKISSRVRDYSANSNVARTNWLITKLGKEGKIGEARRVFEEMPDRDVVSWTAVITGYIKCGMIEEARKLFDRLDSIKNVVTWTALVSGYVRLNRIEEARSLFDAMPVKNVVSWNTMIEGYARKGWVDQAFDLFERMPERNVVSWNTVITALMQCRRVDEAQELFNQMPERDVISWTAMVAGLSKNGRIDDARLLFDKMPKRNVVSWNAIITGYAQNMRLDEAFELFEQMPERDVPSWNTMITGFIQNGKLERAVDLFYKMPNKNVVTWTAMISGHVQDGQSEEALKIFSEMQAANNVKPNEGTFVSVLGACSNLAGLCEGQQIHQIISKSVYQEVADVVSALINMYSKCGELYMGRKIFDDGSMSHRDVVSWNGMIAAYAHHGHGHEAICLFDEMQALGFRPDNVTYIALLSACSHAGLVDEGLKLFENLVRDGSIKLREDHFTCLVDLFGRAGRLQEAFDFIKGLEVKPSASVWAALLAGCNVHGNIDLGKLTAEKLLETEPENAGTFLLLSNIYASTGKWREAAEVRLKMKDKGLKKQPGCSWIEVGNAVHVFVVGDNSYSQSENIYLLLHDLHTKMKKIGHTLYEDLTMDFNLVIA; translated from the coding sequence ATGTCTTTATTGTATCAGATATCAGTTAGGGAAATTTATGCTAAAGATACAACCAGAATTCTTCTTTCTAGCTTTGTTAGATATGCGTGCGTCTTGTGCAATTTGCATAACTCCATCTTATCGTCACAGTTTTCTACCCGTCAGGTTGTTCCAAAAATCTCATCACGAGTTAGAGATTACAGTGCCAATTCGAATGTTGCACGTACTAACTGGCTGATCACAAAGCTTggtaaagaaggaaaaattggaGAGGCACGTAGGGTGTTTGAGGAAATGCCTGATCGAGATGTGGTCTCATGGACTGCAGTGATTACAGGGTATATTAAATGTGGAATGATTGAGGAAGCCAGGAAGCTATTTGATAGACTTGATTCTATAAAGAATGTTGTTACTTGGACAGCATTGGTTAGTGGATATGTAAGATTGAACAGGATTGAGGAGGCTAGAAGCTTGTTTGATGCCATGCCGGTTAAGAATGTTGTGTCGTGGAACACTATGATTGAAGGGTATGCACGAAAGGGTTGGGTTGATCAGgcttttgatttgtttgaaAGAATGCCAGAGAGGAATGTGGTTTCTTGGAACACTGTTATTACAGCATTGATGCAATGCAGGAGGGTAGATGAAGCTCAGGAGCTTTTTAATCAGATGCCGGAGAGAGATGTGATTTCTTGGACGGCCATGGTGGCTGGTTTGTCAAAAAATGGGAGAATTGATGATGCCCGTTTACTGTTCGATAAAATGCCAAAGCGGAATGTGGTTTCTTGGAATGCAATAATTACTGGGTATGCTCAGAATATGCGGCTTGATGAGGCATTTGAACTGTTTGAGCAAATGCCAGAGAGGGATGTGCCTTCATGGAACACTATGATTACAGGGTTCATTCAAAACGGTAAACTAGAAAGGGCAGTGGATTTGTTCTACAAAATGCccaacaaaaatgttgtcaCTTGGACGGCAATGATTTCTGGACATGTTCAAGATGGGCAAAGTGAAGAAGCATTGAAGATCTTTTCAGAAATGCAAGCAGCAAACAATGTAAAACCAAATGAAGGAACTTTTGTCAGTGTGTTGGGTGCTTGTAGTAACTTAGCTGGCCTTTGTGAGGGACAACAAATTCACCAGATAATAAGTAAGTCGGTATACCAAGAAGTTGCAGATGTGGTGTCAGCTTTAATAAACATGTATTCAAAATGTGGGGAGTTGTATATGGGTCGGAAGATATTTGATGATGGATCAATGAGCCACAGAGATGTGGTTTCTTGGAATGGGATGATTGCAGCCTATGCTCACCATGGCCATGGCCATGAAGcaatttgtttatttgatgaaaTGCAGGCATTGGGGTTTCGTCCTGATAATGTCACCTATATTGCATTGCTTTCTGCTTGTAGTCATGCTGGCCTTGTGGATGAGGGGTTGAAATTATTTGAAAACCTTGTAAGAGATGGGTCTATAAAACTAAGAGAAGATCATTTCACATGCCTGGTTGATCTTTTTGGCCGAGCTGGACGACTTCAAGAGGCGTTTGATTTCATTAAGGGGCTTGAGGTTAAGCCTTCGGCATCTGTTTGGGCAGCTCTTCTTGCTGGATGTAATGTTCATGGGAATATAGATCTAGGTAAGTTAACGGCTGAAAAACTTTTAGAAACAGAACCAGAGAACGCAGGAACCTTTTTGCTGTTATCTAACATATATGCTTCAACTGGAAAATGGAGAGAAGCTGCCGAAGtaaggttgaaaatgaaggaCAAAGGATTGAAGAAGCAGCCTGGTTGCAGTTGGATAGAAGTTGGAAATGCAGTGCATGTGTTCGTAGTGGGTGACAATTCTTATTCCCAATCTGAAAATATTTATCTTTTACTTCATGATCTACATACAAAAATGAAGAAGATTGGTCATACATTGTACGAAGATTTAACAATggatttcaatttagtaattGCATGA